Proteins encoded in a region of the Gammaproteobacteria bacterium genome:
- the selB gene encoding selenocysteine-specific translation elongation factor, whose translation MSSQRHSITIATAGHVDHGKTSLVRRITGTETDTLADEKSRGLSINLGFAYYHIPNMADGAEADLTVGFVDVPGHTDFINNALAGIGVADFAVLVVAADDGVMPQTREHLAIMNLLGIQGGAIVITKIDMASPQRLNEVEDQIKAQTNDTVFAASPLFAVSSQSGQGMAALVTHLEKLARSSRNQSPNLSQRARFTIDRSFTIKGLGTVVTGTVLSGQVSLLTTLVHSGSGEGVRIKGMRHDRETITEALAGERIALNINLPHHQVSRGDWLLDSQLYRPVNRIDTRLILLEPTALKSGVDYHFYHGTTHQLAQIRRLGDEVSPYYQLTSEAPFLTCYGDRFVLRDPACSQTIGGGIVVDNEVPRRGRNSESRLRTLAAMDQDDYHALQSLVENQAGGVLLERFARGRNCTAARLNELIGQLEKNEVPCSRLVIEKNTTTVLLHQRYLDQVEQRVLATLASYHQDNPGQAGVSEPNLTRLIKFTESHLLFHALIEDLITQGQVKRTGTLLHLPGHQARLSQEEQDFLDRIRPLLQDADFLPPRTRELAEMTGIKLGALERILASARKAGSLVQVANNRHYLPETMVKLAEFTELLARDEEQGFTVIQFRDRLRIGRNLCIEILEYFDRVGFTVRKGNSRHLRTARENIFGTGSGTPASEAATPRSNRLT comes from the coding sequence ATGAGCTCACAGCGACATTCAATTACCATAGCTACTGCAGGGCATGTGGATCACGGGAAGACGTCCCTGGTGCGCCGCATTACTGGCACAGAAACTGACACTCTGGCTGATGAGAAGTCCCGTGGCTTAAGTATTAACCTGGGCTTTGCCTACTACCATATACCCAATATGGCAGACGGTGCAGAGGCAGACTTGACGGTTGGCTTCGTTGACGTCCCGGGCCACACTGATTTCATCAACAACGCCCTGGCCGGCATAGGCGTGGCTGATTTTGCGGTGTTGGTTGTGGCAGCAGATGACGGCGTCATGCCACAGACTCGCGAACACCTGGCCATTATGAACCTGCTCGGCATACAAGGCGGCGCGATTGTCATTACCAAGATCGACATGGCCAGCCCGCAACGACTTAACGAGGTCGAAGATCAGATCAAAGCTCAGACTAATGACACCGTCTTCGCTGCCAGCCCGCTGTTTGCGGTTTCCTCGCAGTCCGGTCAAGGCATGGCTGCCCTGGTCACTCACCTTGAAAAACTGGCGCGGAGTTCCCGCAATCAAAGCCCAAATCTATCCCAGCGGGCCCGTTTCACAATCGACCGCTCTTTCACCATCAAGGGCCTTGGTACTGTAGTAACCGGCACGGTCCTGTCGGGCCAGGTCTCTCTCTTGACCACGCTGGTCCATTCGGGCTCGGGAGAAGGGGTAAGAATTAAGGGTATGCGCCATGATCGGGAAACAATTACAGAGGCCCTGGCCGGGGAACGAATCGCCCTCAACATAAACCTCCCCCACCACCAGGTGAGTCGGGGGGACTGGCTTCTGGATAGTCAGCTTTACCGACCGGTAAACCGAATCGATACCCGACTCATCCTGCTGGAACCAACTGCCTTGAAATCCGGGGTTGATTATCATTTCTACCACGGTACGACTCATCAACTCGCGCAGATCAGAAGGCTGGGCGATGAGGTGAGTCCCTATTATCAACTCACCAGCGAAGCCCCCTTTCTGACCTGTTACGGCGATCGCTTTGTTCTTCGTGACCCTGCCTGCAGCCAGACCATCGGAGGCGGCATTGTCGTAGACAACGAAGTACCCCGCCGCGGCAGAAACAGCGAGTCACGACTGAGAACCCTGGCCGCCATGGATCAGGATGACTATCATGCGCTGCAATCCCTGGTCGAAAACCAAGCCGGTGGGGTGTTGCTGGAACGGTTCGCCCGCGGCAGAAACTGCACAGCAGCCCGTCTCAACGAACTGATCGGACAACTGGAAAAAAACGAAGTTCCCTGTTCCCGGCTGGTAATAGAAAAAAATACCACGACGGTACTCTTACATCAGCGTTATCTGGACCAGGTAGAACAGCGGGTGCTTGCCACACTGGCCAGCTACCATCAAGACAACCCGGGCCAAGCTGGGGTTTCCGAACCCAACCTGACCCGACTGATAAAATTTACAGAATCGCACCTGCTATTCCACGCCCTGATTGAAGACCTGATTACCCAGGGCCAAGTAAAGCGCACTGGCACCCTGCTCCATCTGCCAGGCCACCAGGCCAGGCTTTCCCAGGAAGAGCAGGACTTTCTGGACCGCATAAGACCACTGCTGCAGGATGCTGATTTCCTTCCACCGCGAACCCGGGAACTGGCCGAAATGACCGGCATCAAACTTGGGGCCCTGGAGCGAATTCTCGCCTCTGCCAGAAAGGCGGGCAGCCTGGTACAGGTAGCCAATAATCGACACTACCTTCCGGAAACAATGGTGAAACTGGCAGAATTCACCGAATTGCTTGCCCGCGACGAGGAGCAGGGTTTTACCGTGATCCAGTTTCGGGACAGGCTCCGGATCGGCAGAAATCTCTGTATAGAAATACTGGAATATTTCGATCGCGTTGGATTTACTGTCCGCAAGGGAAACAGTCGCCACCTGCGTACGGCCAGGGAAAATATTTTTGGTACGGGAAGCGGCACTCCCGCCAGTGAAGCCGCCACCCCGCGCTCAAATAGACTTACCTAA
- a CDS encoding M48 family metallopeptidase, translating to MNFFESQDRAKRKTGRLILLFGLAVVSLIAVTNLLVIALFRLIPVDSVSLNNVSITNPASGYDWRFFVLVSFAVLAVIVLGSLYKLAALSGGGARIAEMLNGRLLLPDTVSFNERQLLNIVEEMALASGTPVPPVYLLDESGINAFAAGYSPGDAVIGITRGAIETLNRDELQGVIAHEFSHILHGDMRINIRLIAVLHGILVLSLIGYHLMRGGTYSRRSKGGSGAVLLGLGLLVLGYVGTFFGNLIKAAVSRQREYLADASAVQFTRNPHGIAGALMRIAMHPQRSYLRNASSVEISHALFEERALSPLRSLYATHPSIEARIGAILPDWDGVFDLERVAEEEKVDAQNSVTDNRVGREPGVATLASLAGLALADSIVEQIGQPGVQQLAEARHLLKVIPDSLLEAAHSPSSARALVYMMLIDGDQKIRQSQLEFLERSADLGITAELHELLRNNKEVPAYYRLPLLSISLHSLRQLSFRQYNLFSTNLAALIKIDDRVSLFEWALLKIVTSTLDPIFKKRGPRPLGRKDINDCLPELESLLSLLAYSDRESEAEPEQAFERARERLGNVQIKLRARKVLNFSVLDGALDKLTELKPLQKPALLKACVACIMADEKAAAIEVELLRAIGVSLDCPIPPLSVR from the coding sequence ATGAATTTTTTCGAATCTCAGGATAGAGCTAAACGAAAGACCGGGCGACTCATTCTGCTGTTCGGGCTGGCTGTTGTATCTCTGATCGCGGTTACCAACCTGCTGGTCATAGCGCTGTTTCGGCTGATACCAGTCGACAGTGTATCGCTCAACAACGTGTCGATTACAAACCCGGCCTCTGGCTATGATTGGCGCTTTTTTGTATTGGTCAGCTTCGCCGTATTGGCTGTCATCGTGCTTGGCAGCCTTTACAAATTGGCGGCATTGTCCGGCGGCGGGGCCAGAATTGCAGAAATGCTGAATGGGCGCTTGTTACTGCCCGATACCGTCAGTTTCAATGAGCGACAGCTACTTAATATAGTGGAAGAAATGGCGCTGGCATCAGGCACTCCCGTGCCTCCGGTGTATTTGCTGGACGAATCAGGTATCAATGCCTTCGCGGCCGGGTATTCTCCCGGTGATGCGGTTATCGGCATAACCCGAGGGGCTATCGAAACTCTCAACCGGGATGAGCTGCAAGGGGTGATTGCTCATGAGTTCAGCCATATTCTGCATGGCGATATGCGTATCAACATCCGGTTGATCGCGGTTCTCCACGGTATCCTGGTGCTGAGTTTGATCGGATATCATCTGATGCGTGGTGGCACTTACAGCCGTCGATCCAAAGGTGGCAGTGGTGCTGTACTGCTCGGCTTAGGTTTGTTGGTTCTTGGCTACGTAGGGACGTTCTTTGGAAACTTGATCAAGGCGGCGGTCAGTCGACAGCGAGAGTACCTGGCAGATGCCTCGGCTGTACAGTTTACCAGAAATCCACATGGCATTGCCGGTGCTCTGATGCGCATCGCGATGCATCCTCAGCGTTCCTATCTGCGGAATGCCAGCAGCGTGGAAATCAGCCACGCATTGTTTGAAGAGCGCGCTCTCAGCCCGTTGCGCTCTCTCTATGCGACACACCCGTCAATCGAGGCCCGAATTGGTGCTATTCTGCCTGACTGGGATGGCGTCTTCGATCTGGAGCGTGTAGCAGAAGAGGAAAAAGTTGATGCTCAAAATTCTGTCACCGACAACAGGGTTGGCCGGGAACCTGGTGTCGCCACACTTGCCAGTCTTGCGGGGCTGGCCCTGGCAGATTCCATAGTTGAACAGATTGGGCAGCCTGGGGTGCAGCAGTTGGCAGAAGCACGCCATCTGCTTAAGGTGATACCGGATTCGTTGCTGGAAGCTGCTCACTCACCCTCATCAGCCAGGGCGCTCGTCTACATGATGCTGATCGACGGAGATCAGAAGATTCGTCAATCTCAGCTGGAATTCCTGGAGCGATCAGCCGATCTGGGCATTACCGCCGAGCTTCACGAATTGCTGCGAAACAACAAAGAAGTGCCGGCTTATTACCGTTTGCCTTTATTGTCTATCAGCCTGCACAGCCTGCGCCAGTTGTCATTCAGGCAATACAATTTGTTTTCAACAAATCTTGCTGCGCTGATAAAGATTGATGACCGCGTCAGTTTGTTTGAGTGGGCATTGCTCAAAATTGTAACCAGCACGCTTGATCCGATTTTCAAGAAGCGTGGGCCGCGGCCCCTGGGACGGAAAGATATAAACGATTGCCTGCCAGAGCTGGAATCCCTGTTGTCGCTGTTGGCTTACTCCGACCGCGAGAGTGAGGCGGAACCAGAACAGGCATTCGAAAGAGCTCGAGAGAGGCTTGGAAATGTTCAAATCAAGCTGCGAGCCCGGAAGGTGTTGAACTTCTCCGTGCTGGATGGAGCTCTCGACAAACTCACTGAGCTTAAGCCTTTGCAAAAACCGGCTCTGTTGAAAGCCTGTGTAGCCTGTATCATGGCCGATGAGAAAGCAGCAGCGATCGAGGTGGAATTGCTGCGCGCGATTGGTGTTTCTCTGGATTGCCCGATACCACCCCTGAGTGTCAGGTAG
- a CDS encoding L-lactate permease has translation MTTGLLALLSLLPIISVAFFLVLLRWPASRAMPIAYIVAALLALLVWQVSFAQVLAATINGLIVAGSLIFIIFGAILLLNTLKQSGAIYAIRKGFSDITPDRRVQVIIIAWLFGSFIEGSAGFGTPAAVAVPLMVGLGFPAMAAVVAGMIIQSTPVSFGALGTPILVGVSTGLSADPDMAQYAMDLGFEEWRQFLSFIAAKVALIHAIAGTFIPLIVAAVMTRFFGKNRSFAEGLQIWRFAIFAAFSMTIPYLIVANLLGPEFPSMFGGLIGLAIVISAARKGFLVPERESAWDFDSKENWDEEWTGLQRDAEDIEPETLMPLVRAWAPYLLVALLLVITRLPWLDLARFLQHQAVTLSWQDIFGSGINASFPPLWSPAAIFIAVSLATYYLHKMSAPAYRRAWRDSGATLLPASTALIFTVPMVQVFINTGGGAAGFQQMPLELAEGVAALTGNAWPFFSTFIGGLGAFVAGSNTVSNMMFSLFQFGVGERIAVDPTWIVALQAVGGASGNIICVHNVVAASAVVGLIGKEGAVIRKTLLPFFYYALTTGAIGYGIVNLGSGPFNAGFLLAGLIGLFMVYLIFRYGRKPVNP, from the coding sequence ATGACTACTGGCCTGCTCGCCCTGCTGTCTCTTTTGCCCATTATTTCAGTCGCCTTCTTTCTGGTTCTGCTCCGTTGGCCAGCCAGCCGCGCAATGCCCATCGCTTACATTGTAGCTGCGCTTCTTGCCCTGCTGGTATGGCAGGTTTCCTTCGCCCAGGTACTGGCGGCAACAATCAATGGCCTGATCGTCGCCGGTTCGCTGATATTCATTATCTTCGGCGCGATTCTGCTGCTGAACACTCTCAAACAAAGCGGTGCGATCTACGCGATTCGCAAGGGCTTTTCAGACATCACACCGGACCGTCGGGTGCAGGTGATTATCATCGCGTGGCTGTTTGGCTCGTTTATCGAGGGTTCGGCTGGATTCGGGACGCCCGCCGCCGTGGCTGTACCACTAATGGTTGGTCTCGGCTTTCCGGCCATGGCCGCCGTGGTGGCTGGCATGATTATCCAGAGTACACCGGTTTCTTTCGGAGCTTTGGGCACTCCGATCCTGGTGGGGGTGAGCACTGGATTATCGGCAGATCCCGACATGGCACAGTATGCGATGGACCTGGGCTTCGAAGAGTGGCGACAGTTCCTGTCGTTTATTGCAGCGAAAGTCGCACTTATTCACGCAATAGCAGGCACTTTCATCCCCCTGATAGTCGCTGCCGTAATGACTCGCTTCTTCGGCAAAAACCGCTCATTCGCCGAAGGGTTACAGATCTGGCGCTTCGCAATTTTTGCCGCCTTTTCCATGACGATTCCGTATCTCATTGTCGCCAACCTGCTGGGCCCCGAATTTCCCTCCATGTTCGGCGGCCTGATTGGCCTGGCTATTGTTATCAGCGCGGCCAGGAAAGGCTTCCTGGTGCCCGAGCGGGAGTCAGCCTGGGATTTCGACAGTAAGGAAAACTGGGATGAGGAATGGACCGGGCTGCAGCGGGACGCAGAGGATATAGAACCCGAGACTCTGATGCCTCTGGTGCGTGCCTGGGCGCCCTATTTGCTCGTGGCACTGCTGTTGGTTATTACAAGGCTGCCCTGGCTGGACCTGGCACGATTCCTCCAGCACCAGGCTGTCACCCTCAGCTGGCAAGACATTTTTGGCAGTGGTATCAACGCTTCTTTTCCGCCGTTGTGGTCGCCGGCGGCAATCTTCATCGCAGTTTCCCTGGCCACTTATTACCTGCACAAGATGAGCGCCCCTGCCTACCGCAGAGCCTGGCGCGACTCCGGGGCCACCCTGCTGCCAGCCTCCACAGCGTTGATCTTCACTGTCCCCATGGTACAGGTTTTTATCAATACCGGCGGTGGGGCCGCAGGCTTTCAACAGATGCCCCTGGAACTGGCAGAAGGCGTGGCAGCCCTCACCGGAAACGCCTGGCCCTTCTTCTCCACCTTCATTGGTGGGCTCGGTGCTTTCGTCGCAGGCAGCAACACAGTCAGCAACATGATGTTCTCTCTGTTTCAGTTCGGAGTTGGGGAAAGAATTGCCGTCGATCCCACCTGGATTGTCGCGCTGCAGGCAGTTGGAGGCGCTTCCGGCAATATCATCTGTGTGCACAACGTCGTAGCTGCCTCTGCCGTGGTTGGCCTGATTGGCAAAGAAGGGGCGGTGATTCGCAAAACCCTTTTACCTTTCTTCTACTATGCCCTGACCACCGGCGCCATAGGTTATGGCATTGTCAATCTTGGCAGCGGCCCATTCAATGCCGGTTTTCTGCTCGCGGGTCTGATCGGGCTGTTTATGGTGTATCTGATCTTCCGATACGGTCGCAAGCCCGTCAACCCGTAA
- a CDS encoding LemA family protein translates to MGIAAIVILALLAVLILYVIGVFNRLVSLKNRYQNAFAQIEVQLKRRYDLIPNLVETAKAYLSHERETLEAVTSARNAAMAGLQAAAANPGNAAAMSELVSKEGALAGALGRLSVVMEAYPDLKANQNMMQLSEELTSTENKVAFSRQAFNDQVMAYNTFKQSFPALVVAGMFGHGPDAGLLEFEDSEAIQEAPKVSF, encoded by the coding sequence ATGGGAATAGCCGCGATAGTGATTCTGGCACTGCTCGCTGTATTGATACTCTATGTTATCGGAGTATTCAACAGGCTTGTCAGTCTTAAAAACCGTTACCAGAATGCTTTTGCTCAGATCGAAGTGCAACTCAAAAGGCGCTATGACCTCATTCCTAACCTGGTTGAAACGGCCAAGGCTTATCTAAGCCACGAGCGGGAAACCCTCGAGGCAGTCACCAGCGCCAGGAACGCCGCGATGGCAGGTTTGCAGGCAGCCGCTGCGAATCCGGGCAATGCGGCCGCGATGAGTGAGCTGGTGAGCAAGGAAGGCGCGCTGGCAGGTGCGCTCGGTCGATTGAGCGTGGTGATGGAAGCTTATCCGGATCTGAAGGCCAATCAGAACATGATGCAGCTCTCGGAGGAGTTGACCAGCACTGAAAACAAGGTGGCTTTTTCCCGACAGGCATTCAACGATCAGGTTATGGCGTACAACACGTTCAAGCAGAGTTTTCCTGCCCTGGTAGTGGCCGGCATGTTTGGTCACGGCCCGGATGCCGGCTTGCTGGAATTTGAAGACAGCGAAGCGATACAGGAAGCGCCTAAAGTCTCTTTCTGA